The DNA window TGCAGATACGATGCCACGTGCTTTGAGTCCTGGGCACCTGGAGCAGGTGCGCTGAAGGGCGGGGCTGGGATGGAAACAGATCCTCgagcccacccccccctcccctgagTCTTACCGCCACAgcccccctcttcccttcttctcccGCCCACGCTGTGGGCGGAAGTCCTGGATCCCAGGGCGTTTGACGAAGGAAGCCCGAGGAAGGCGGAACAGCGTGGACAGCAGAGGATCCCTCCCGGGGTCCGGCACGTGCGGCGTCAGGCTTGCGGCGCGCGCGCCCCTCTACCGGCCCCGGGGTCGCCGCGCCCACGCCCGGGGGCCCCCACCCGGCTGGGGCGGAGCGGTCAGGCGCGCCTGGCCGCCGCGGTCGGGGTGCgggcggggcggcgggcgcctctgcccgcccccgccgcccccgcggTGCTCGCTCCTCCCCGGCGCACACGCCCACACGGCCGCGCTCGGGGCGCGGGCGGGCGGCAGCGCTCGCCAGCCAGCCGGGGGCCCCGGGACGGCGCGCAGGGCCGGGCTGCGCAGGAGACCTGCAAGCCAGAGCTGGGCGAGACCGTCGTCTTCCacgcctccctctttctctttaaagaaactGCCGTGTTCTCGCTTGAACTGGGAGAAGCGAGGGGTGACGCAGAGGCATTACTGACGAGCCTTGAAGTTCCGGGCAAGTCATTCTACAAGACCCGCGAGGCCCGGCGTGAACCCAGCGCCCGCGCGGGTCAGCCTGGCAGCGCCCTTCGGTAAGCGGCCCGAAGCCAAGCCGAGGGCCCCTGACTTTGCTTCTGGAGCAATGACACTACCGGTGGCCTGCACTCAGGTGGCCTCGTTTGGTGAGCACCCCCAGCAGGTAAGCGCACCCGCAGGGGTCTCCGGTGGCTCACTGTGTGAGAGGGATCTTGCGCTCCCCAAAAGTCAGCCCGCGCTGTTGAGCCGCAGGCAGGAGTGGGAGGCTGGAGGGGGGAAGTCTGGTTTTATCACAGGAAACTGTGGGAGAAGGGTGTGGAACACgggtttacatttttcatttttgcacTGACGCGTGGGGGTGAGGTGCGCAGGGGCCTGGATTTTTGTAGGAGATGGTTGCGGAGCGGGGCCGGGTGATAGGCGTCTGGATCTCTGCAGACACTGAAGGGGGAGCAAAGCTTACATGTTTGCAGAAACCTCTGAGGATCGACAGGGTGGTGAGAGGTTGTGATCCCGAGAATGCTCCAGAAATTGTAAAGAGTTTGAAGGTGAGCATTTCAGAGCAGGGATGGAGACGCACTTACCGCGCAGGGCCTTCTGGAAGCTGCGCACAGAGCGGGCGGCGTGGAGCGCGCCCCGCCGGCGTCCAGCACCTCGGACAGCGCCGGGCAGCGCGCAGAGCCCGGGCCGCCGCCCCCACccttggcggggcggggggggggaaacGGTAACGCGGAGCTCTGCGTCGGATTCGCCTCTAACTGCTTCCCGTGACTGCAGAAGGAAGAGGCGGGGTATAAAATATCCCCAAGCTGCCGCGAATGCTACGGCCGAGCGCGGTGGCCTCCTGGATTTTGAAAGGCGCACCCAAACTCCTTCAAGATCTAACATTATGGAGCGCTCACCTGTGCCAAGGCCCTGTGCTAAGCGCCCCACCTGCGTTCCGCGGTTGTTACGCGCGCCGCGAGCTTGTGTGCCATTATCCGTGTGCTGCGGCTCAGAAAATGGGAGCAGAGGAGGCCAAGTCTAGTCCGAGTCTATACGACCACTTGGTGGTGTGGCTGCACCTGTAAACCGCACGCCAGGTGGCGGTAGTGGGGAGGTGTGCCTGAGCCGGCAGAATGTCCTCCGCGAAAGCGCCTAACTTGGGTTCAGAGGAACTAAGAGTTCGAATCCAAGCTACAGCTTACAAACATACGCGGTTGGGCAAGATCGCACAACCTGTCTGCGCGGCAGGCTCTGTATCTGTAAGGTTAGGATCATAAGGCTTCCCTTGCAAacgtgtgggggagggtggtCAAAGAGATCTGTATGTGGGAAAACTCAGCAAATGGCCCATCGCGGTtgggaggcagaggacagaaatGGGGAGCAGGTGGTTAGAAGAGGGAGAGGTTGGGTGATGAATGGCAGAGGCCCTGGGGTGCGGGTTGGGTACCCCAGATCAGGGCTCAGAGGTAGGATCCTGGACGGGTTTAATGCAACATGATAATCCTTTAAATATCTATAGGACTTTGAAGAGTGTTTACCTATTGCCTATATTTGACCCTTATAACAATCttggaaggcagagacagagttcTGTGCATTGGGCAAAATGCTGCTGGCTAGCAATTAATTTCACAGCCACCTTGTAGCAGGGCTGAGCTTAGAACCCGGGTGGCCTGCTTCTCTGCCATAGCCCCACCATGACTGTGCACCCTCAGAAGCTTGGATTATGGGGCAATTGTGGACCTGAAGTGCACCTAGAGAAACGCTGTTCGTGCCAGCTGGAGCCAGGTGATCAACCGAAAACATGTTCAaccattatcttttattttgttccacAAAGAATTTCAAGTGATGtttaaaaagatacacaagaGGTCAGGTGGACACATATCAGAAGTAGCTGAGATTCATTAGGATATAATTGTGTGCAAACTTACGTGTGCAAACGTGGTCACAGCGGGATGCTGATCTCACTGAAACTGCAGTGAATCGAGCACATCCTTCAActggaaaaacaagcaaacaaacaaacaaacacacattgAGAAAGTAGGGGAGAAACAAGATTAAGGCCACAGCCAGAAACAAGATGAACACAAAGCATGAATATTATAAAGTCCTAGAAACCCTGGGCCTCTAAGTACGGTCGTGTGTGTCCCCAGTTCTTTCCTTGGGAACAGGAGGTGCTCTGCAGACGTTTGCAGGTGCCGGTGGACCCTCCTCTTTTGCCTCCCTTTCCCATGGGGGTCAAATACAGGTAGACTCGGAACCAAACGCAGTGCCTCAATCCTCCGATTTACCACGGTGCCAAACACGGCAAGGTTAGCTGGAAATCCGATACCAAGGTGACTcgaggaggaggagacaaaaaCATGGTAGTTTATCTGCACTGAAATAattgtgagtcttttttttttagatatgaacttaaaaatttttttcaacatttatttatttttgagagagagagagagagagagagcaccagtggagaaggggcagagagggagacagaatccgaagcaggctccaggctccgagctgtcagcacagagcccgacgcggggctcgaacccacgaaccgtgagatcgtgacctgagccgaagtcggacgctgaagcCACTGAGCACCACCCCCCTCCGGCCGCCCCATTAGTTACCTTTTTATAATGGCTTGCAGAAGCACACCCTGCTTTAAAGCTTACACAAAGGGCTTCTCCATCTGGTAGCTCAACAGAGAGTCCTAACAAACCTGTAGAGGTAAGAAGCTAGGAGGTGATGGGGACAACACAGACACGGCATCATGACTTGTGTCACAAGCATTTTACTTTTACACCCAGTGTCATAGACCCACATACCTACAAAGACCAGGAAAGTAGCCTGAATGTATGAATTGGGTCAGTTGTAAGACTACAGAGAGTGGCAGGGCCTTTGCCAAACTGAACAATGAAtgatccattttaaaatattcaaactgaaacaaaactaaaacactatGCCGGTCAAGCCAGACGTACCTGCCCCTGTGGGCTGCACTTGGCCCCTGGCCCATTACTGGGCAGCCTTGGTCTACACTGCTCAGGCAAAAGATGTGGGGCAGCACGGGAGTCAGAGAGCTTGGGTTCAGCAAGATAAAGGACTCCATCTGTCCTGAAATTCCCCATTTCTAAACTGGGAATGACTGGACAACACGGCCCCTCGCAGCCTCGGAAATCTTAGACTTTCATAATTCTGTGGACGGTAAAATAGCCCCAGGGCTTCTGGACGAACATGGTAATCACTTCCACCCACCCGCCCCTTCCATCAGAGACAGcatcgttttatttttttctggcgTTGGTGATATTTTAGTCTTCGGTGTGGCTCTTCCAGTCCCTGTGCCTTTGGAAGGCGTGCCCGCCCCATGATGTGGGGTTGAGACAGAAAACAGCCGTGAGGAGTGACCGGGAGAAGGGGCGGGCTGGGTGGGGGACAAGAGGAGAGGAACCAGGCACATTCTGCTCATTTCTCCGTTAACTCTTCTTCTGAAACACAGGGAAGAAAAACACCCACTTGGGGGCtgctaattttaaaacatggtgCCCAGGGCAGTCAAAGTGCGCGGGGTTTCAAAATTCTGGGCACATGTCAGCCCCTTTGGGTCAGAATTGCTTCCTTCTCTCCGACAGGCTGGGAAGCCCTGAAAGGCACGTGGTCTTTCGTGCATTAGGTGTTCCCGACGTTTGTCTGTGATGCACACACAGCAGGAGGTAAATGCCCAAATGCAAGTGACGTAGCTCTTGGCTGATGCCCTCATCCGATCGGTCACTATTGAATACATCTCTGGCTTCATGCTTCCTTAGTGTCCTCGCACTGCCGCTTCTGACCCTCCTCATCTCTCAGGGGCTCCCAGGTGACCTCTGGCCTCCCGCCGGACCTTCTAAGCCTGAATTCTACACGCTTTTTTGTCCTTAATGCCTTGCACGTGTATTGACCCTCAACATTTATATGGTGgcgaatgaatgagtggatggatggatgggtgggcagGTAATCCCAGCGTGTCAGTCAAGGCTTACTCTGTTATAATAGAAATTAGTGCACATGTCATAAGCAGACATGAGCTAGTTCATCAACGCTTTATGGGGTTAGGAaacccggggggcggggggaggagtgAGGGAATGACAAGCGGAGCAAACACGAGGGGCACGGCACTGAGCCAGCCACGGCCTGCCAGCGAGCGCGGCTTGCTGGGTTGTGGGAGCGCATAATCTACTGCATCCCATCCGCAGCCTGGAACCCACCAAGAGCAGGCTCTGGCGGAAGACAAGGAAAAGAGTTTGCCTGGTACCTACCTCCCGCCGCCACGCGCTCTCTGTCCACATACGCTCTGGAGAGGGTGAACGCGCCCACGCTTCTGTGCTGCGTGGCTTCGCCACCTGGAGGCCTCCGGGGAGACCGAGTCCCCGGTCAGCTGAGCGCGGGTGTGGGCCTGGGCCCCCAGGCCTGacgcagtggggagggggcacgCCTAGAGGAGGCCACCGGGGCCAGGAGGCGAGGCGGTGGCCGAAGCCCTGAGGCGGGGAGTGGGCCCCGGGCGGGCAGAGAGTGGGTCTGGAGGCCTCGCCAGGCGGCACGTGGCGGGCGGCAGGAAAGCGAAGGGTCTGGTCCTGTCCTCACACAAGTGTTTGTTTCCTGGCGTGTGTGTCACATAAGGAACTTCCGTTGGGAGGCCACGGTGAAAGCTGGCCGGAGGCTATACGAGGAGCAGCTCCCTGCGCACAGAGAAGGTCATTCCTGTAGATGGGCTGGGAGCAACCAGGATGCCTGGGCTCCACCCTGTCCTCTCCTCAGCAGCGGGGGTTAGGGACGAGGCCGAGCTCCGGGCAGGAGGTGGCCCCTGACGCAAACGAAGGGAGACAGGCACCAGCTAGATGTCCCgtgctgtcccctccctccccacccccgacctTGAGGGACGTGGCCGGCCCCCCACGCGACACGGAGAGAGGACCCGATTGTCCACCCACATgaccttccccttttctcttcctcatcctcctTCCAACTACCCCGaagcgagagggagagaagacagtGTTCCTGCCCCGGGGGCTCGGGGGGTGGGGCCAGGCTCTGGGAGGGGGCTGGCCCAGGAGATTAACACACCAGGGCTCAGCACAGAAGGTGGCGAAGTATCAAGGAATCCAGGAGATGCAGTTAtcaaccgtgtgtgtgtgtgtgtgagtgtgtgtatgtctatgtgggggggggggtctgtgagTGTGAGTCTGTGAGAAGAGTACCTAGTGTTGTATAGCATCCCAGTGTATGAATACggcacaatttctttattttcatcgcAGGATGTCTCGCTTTTGCTTTCTGTGAATAGTGCTGTCGGAACGCTTTTGTACCTGCTTCGCTGCACAGATTTATTGGTAATTATTGATATGAACGAACCTTCCCCAAACGAGTGGCTTAGAACCAGAACCACTTGTTTGTGCGTGTTTCTGCAGTTTGGACCAGGCTCTGGGCACGTCTGCTGCCCCCCCCGGGGTCCTGCCTGCACTTGTAACTACCAGGGGTCCGGGGTGGCCTCGCCCGCATGGTCGTGGTCAGCTGGGGCTCCCTGTGTCCTCCCCGGCAGGACAGCCCATGTGTCTTTATGAGGCAGCGGGGCTCCAGGAGAGCAAACTGGAAGCTGGGAGGCCCACGGAGGCCCTGCCTCGAAAGTCACAGTCACTCCTGCTGCATCTTGTGGGTCACACGCCGACCCCTCCTCTTGATGGGCGGGGGCGGGCACTGGCCCCTGGCGCGCGGTGTGCACGCTAGGACGGCAGGACTTTGTGGCCGTGTTTTCCGGGCTCCCACAGACAGAACCCAGGTGCGGAATTACCCACTGGAGCGCTGGTCTCGTCCTCCCACCCACTGGGTCCCGttgcttcctgtccctccccGGGCATTGCCAGGCTGGCTAATTTTAGCCATGCTAATTTGGACACAGTGCCTCCTGGTATCTCACTGGGCTTTGATTTGGTTTCGTTTGACTACCCACGAAGCCGAACACCTGTTtgtgtgcttactggccattcgTGGCTGGGGAAGAACGTGATCTGTGGGAGGTGTTCATACAGCCTGGAGCTGAGCCGGTTGTAACTCTACTCGGCTCTCTTCCACCTTGAGTAGTTTTTCTCTTGATTAGAAAGGAAGGAGCATTTGAGCCCAGGTTTGCAGGGTGGTGAATAATTAAACAGAGCGGGGTCTCTGTTAGACCTCACAGTTAGAAAGCGGCTCAGGGGGACAGCGAGCGGGGCGTCTGAGAGTCAGACGGACAGTGCGTGTGGGGCGCACAGCTCTGGGTGGACGAACAGATGGACGGCGTGTGCGGGGAGCAGGGAAGCCCtgggtggacagatggacagactgTGTGGGCGCGGGAGCCCTGGGTGGACAGACTGACAGACGGTACGTGGGCACGGGAGCCCtgggtggacagatggacagacggTGCGTGCAGGTGTGGGAGCCCTGGGTGGACAGACGGACGGATGGTGTGTGCAGGAGTCTTGGTGGCCCTGGGGGCGATGCGCCAGCACACGAAGGGCCCTCGCTGAGCGGAGACCTCGCACCCTCACTGCACGTTCCCGCTCCGTTATTTAGCGCCCGGAAATCCTGCTGCAAACATCCAGGGCCGCACACAGACCTCGACACCCTGACCCTGTGGGCGCAGCGCCAGTGCAGAGCAGGGATGGTGGGGCCTAAGGGAAAGGCCAGCGCccgtgtgtgcgcacacgcacacacacacaccacgtgcacacgccctacacacacacacacacacatgtacatgctcACACTTATGTGCACACCCGCACGCACACCCCACACGTGCATGCGCACACCCGCACACACACAGACCCGTAGGAGGCTGAAGACGGAAGCACTGGGGGACAGAGACTCCCGACCGCACGGTGGTCACGTTGCTGCAGAAGATCTCGCGGGAACACCCACAACAGCAACGAGATCACACCGACACACGGCTGTTGGAGGCAGAGAGACGAGCTGGACCGTCCGCCGTGGTGGCTTCGGAAGAGAGCGACGTCGAGGCGTGCGTACGCGCGTGCGTGTACGGGAGAGTGCGGTTTGGGCTTTCTAAACAAACGGCAAGTGTCTGTGAACGTATGAAACGTTTATGAGGGGTGTGAGTCCCTCTCTCACGTTCGGCCAAGCCCGGCTCTGACTTCCAGGCCGGTGGACGTTGTGAACCGCTGGCCGCCGCTCGCGGCAGTGGCGTCGGGAAGCCGTGGTGCCCACCGGGCGACAAGAAACCCTGGGAACCGCGGCCCGTCCTCGGCAGGAGGGACGGGAGTCCGCGTGGAGGGGCTGTGCCGGCAGACGCCTGGGCCAGGGAAGGGGCCCGCCTGTCCGAATTCGGGGAAGGCTCTCCGGCAACACCCAGCCTGGAGGTTCCGGCTGCGGGAACCGGGCGGCGGCCGCGGGGAGGACGAAAGCGGAAAAGGCTTCGGCGGCCGCAGACTCACCCCCGCGGAGGAAGCTGCAGCCTGAGCTTTGTGCCCTGTGTCGCCTGCGAGCGACGAGCGGTCCCGTCCGCCCTCCGCCTCGTACCTGCCCACGGGGAGGCCGTGCTTTGGCGTTATTCTGGAAGACTagcgggaggaggggagggttgTGACATCAGGGCTGCCGCGAGGTTGAGTTTGCTTTGCGatgattttctctctgcttcctccccgaTCGCGATAGTAACCCGTGTTTCTGGTGGATTCCCTCCCGGCCTTTGGGATGCCCGCCTGGGACAACAGCGCATCCGCTATCTACGAGGTGACCCATGGGGTGTGAATCGCTGCCCGATGTCGGTGCTGCGACAGTGACCCGGGGGGACACACACCTTCCCTCGTGGGACGCAGGTGCCCGTGGTCATGGAGCGGAGTTTCCTAAGCGGCATTTGAGGTGAGTGTGGGGCGGGCAGCCCCCGCGTGTGTGATCGCTTGCCAGGTTTATGTCAGCTGCTGTCCTGTGTGGATGTTTTCTGTCCGCTCTCCCGTAACCCCCAGCGTGGCTTCACCAGGTGGCCGTCACCGTCCCTCCCACCACATCACAGATGAAGAGACGGGCGCAGACGAGCCAGACGATGCGGCCGAGGTGGCCTCACCTGGGATCAGGCGGGGACAGGACTGCATCCAGCCCTGTGACAGCCGCACCATCAGCACCCGGGTGCCTCCAGAACGCACGCcatgcttctctcttcttccctcgcTAGGTCTGGTCGCCGCGGTGGCTCGGAGGCGCGGAGGCCAGCGCGATGGAGGAGGACACTGAACTGAGAACCGACGGAAACTCACTCTTAAAGGCTGTGTGGCTGGGGAGGCTCAGGCTGACCAGACTCCTCCTGGAAGGGGGCGCTTACATCAATGAGAGCAATGACAAAGGCGAGACGGCTCTCATGGTGGCCTGCATCACCAAGCACGTGGACCAGCAGAGCATCAGCAAGTCCAAGATGGTCAAGTACCTGCTGGACAACAGGGCGGACCCCAATATCCAGGACAAGTCTGGCAAGACGGCCCTCATCCACGCCTGCATCAGGAGGGCCGGAGGAGAGGTGGTctccctgctcctggagaacGGCGCGGACCCCAGCCTCGAGGACCGCACGGGGGCTTCGGCTCTGGTTTACGCGATACACGCGGATGACAAAGACGCCCTGAGACATCTCCTCGACGCCTGCAAAGCCAAAGGGAAGGAGGTGATTATCATCACGACAGATAAATCATCAGCAGGCGCCCAAACCGCCAAACAGTACCTTAACGTCCCTCCGTCACCCAAAGTGGAAGACAGACAGTCACCTCCCCTGTGCGCGTCTCCCTCGGACGTCGAACTGAAGGCTCCGGGCCTGGGCGCTCCGCCCAGTGAGCGGGAGGACGACTTCTTCAGCGTCCAAACGGGGCATCCGAGTGGTTGCCACACCGCCAAGGCTCTCAACGAGCCTGGGTCACCCACCAGGAAAGTTGGGAACCTCAAGAGAGCCCGCCTGCCCCAGCTGAAGAGGCTCCAGTCCGAACCCTGGGGCCTGATTGCGCCATCCGTGCTGGCTGCTAACGTGCGTCAGGATGACGCCCACGGCGCGGGCACAGACAGTGAGGTCATCAAGAGCATTAGCGACGTGTCCTTCCCCAAAAGGGGGCCGCTCTCCAGAGCCAGCAGTATCGACGGCAAAGACCCCGCCCTGTTCCCCACATTCACAGAGCAGATTCTGAAGATCCCAGCCTCGCCGGCACCCGCATCCTGGAAGGCCGCCTACGACAAGGGCCAGGCGTCCCACCCTCGTGTGGCCAGAAGAGGGACTCTCCCTGTGGAGCAGGAGAAGGCTGGAGTCAGTCCATCAGTGTCCCGCAAGCGGCTGGAAAATGACCCGTACGATTTCGATCTGCAGCCAGGGGCTGACCAGCTCAATCCCGTCTCCCTGGAGTCGGGCAAAGGGCCCCTCGAGAGGAAGAGGCTGAACGGCTCCCACGTGGCTCTCTTCCACGGCTCCCGCGAGTCCCTGGACGTGGCGCCCAGCACCTCCCCCAGCTCGGCGCGCCCCAGGCCACCACCTCTTCTGGAAAGGCGAGGTTCTGGGACTCTGCTGCTGGACCGCATCTCGCACACCAGGCCCGGCTTCCTTCCCCCTTTAAACGTAAATCTGAACCCACCCATCCCAGATATCAGGCCCGGCGGCAAACCTTCTTCTCCACTTGCCAGCGGCCTAAAATCCATGCTGCCCGTGGCTCCCAGCTCACCGAAGAGAGCTGACTCGAGGAGTCAAAAGAAAGTACTCCGGAGGCACTCCATGCAGGTCGAGCATGTGAAACAGCTGTCTGGCTTTGAGGAGATCATGGCCTAGACACTTCCAGAGGGTCTCCACGTACCCGACGACAGGCACCATAATCCGGACCAACACAGCCGTGTGGGCCCTCTTCCTCCCGCCCGTCCCCCCGTGCTGCTGTGCGGTCCGCCTCACAGGGTACGGAACAGGGCCCCGCTTCCCTTCTGAAATGATCGTGGGTTGTTACGGGTTTGCTTGAAAATGGCTCAGGGTAATTGGGTTCTGGGGATGAGGTTACCGAGAATAAATTTCTCCAAAGGAAGAAAACCTTTGGGGTTTGAAAGTAACGCAGCTGGTACGGTGACCTAGGCCCCTGACATCAGTTCCTTTCCACCAGGCAAACTAGAATTTAGATCCCAGGACGGCAGTGAAAGCATGCCCTTAGTACTAAATCTATAAAGTGC is part of the Neofelis nebulosa isolate mNeoNeb1 chromosome 7, mNeoNeb1.pri, whole genome shotgun sequence genome and encodes:
- the ANKRD34C gene encoding ankyrin repeat domain-containing protein 34C, with the protein product MEEDTELRTDGNSLLKAVWLGRLRLTRLLLEGGAYINESNDKGETALMVACITKHVDQQSISKSKMVKYLLDNRADPNIQDKSGKTALIHACIRRAGGEVVSLLLENGADPSLEDRTGASALVYAIHADDKDALRHLLDACKAKGKEVIIITTDKSSAGAQTAKQYLNVPPSPKVEDRQSPPLCASPSDVELKAPGLGAPPSEREDDFFSVQTGHPSGCHTAKALNEPGSPTRKVGNLKRARLPQLKRLQSEPWGLIAPSVLAANVRQDDAHGAGTDSEVIKSISDVSFPKRGPLSRASSIDGKDPALFPTFTEQILKIPASPAPASWKAAYDKGQASHPRVARRGTLPVEQEKAGVSPSVSRKRLENDPYDFDLQPGADQLNPVSLESGKGPLERKRLNGSHVALFHGSRESLDVAPSTSPSSARPRPPPLLERRGSGTLLLDRISHTRPGFLPPLNVNLNPPIPDIRPGGKPSSPLASGLKSMLPVAPSSPKRADSRSQKKVLRRHSMQVEHVKQLSGFEEIMA